Proteins co-encoded in one Streptomyces sp. NBC_01571 genomic window:
- a CDS encoding MarR family transcriptional regulator codes for MSLTSAATLATLDRTGPRRITDLAAVEGVTQPAMTALVRVMEESGLVERRGDASDKRVTLVCLTEAGASYVRTRRQAGVHAFERLTGELTGDEVEALVAALPALKHLAELESQDREGPKQ; via the coding sequence ATGAGCCTGACGTCCGCCGCCACCCTGGCCACCCTGGACCGGACCGGCCCGCGGCGCATCACCGATCTGGCCGCGGTCGAGGGCGTCACCCAGCCCGCGATGACCGCCCTGGTCCGGGTGATGGAGGAGTCCGGCCTGGTCGAGCGGCGGGGCGACGCGTCCGACAAGCGGGTCACGCTGGTGTGCCTGACCGAGGCCGGCGCCTCCTATGTCCGGACGCGGCGCCAGGCGGGCGTCCACGCGTTCGAGCGGTTGACCGGCGAGCTCACCGGCGACGAGGTCGAGGCGCTGGTGGCGGCCCTTCCGGCGCTGAAGCATCTGGCAGAGCTCGAAAGCCAGGACCGCGAAGGGCCGAAGCAGTGA
- a CDS encoding oxidoreductase — MSVWFITGSSRGLGLEITRAALAAGHQVVATARKAEAVRTQFLDAPEVLLPLSLDVTDASSIQAAVDAAVEQFGRIDVLVNNAGTGLLAAIEESDDAAVRRIYETNVFGLLAVQRAVLPVLRRQRAGHVINISSIVGFATSPGWGIYASTKFAVEAIGETLAAELAPLGVHVTLVEPGFFRTDFLDSASLHTDVEVIEDYAPTAGAVRNAMTDLNHAQPGDPAKAARAIIDIAQTPQPPLRLQLGADTLRAYEAKLTSVREEMDVWRHIALSTDHD; from the coding sequence ATGAGTGTTTGGTTCATCACCGGCTCGTCCCGCGGCCTCGGCCTGGAAATCACCCGCGCCGCGCTTGCGGCAGGACACCAGGTCGTGGCAACCGCCCGGAAGGCCGAAGCCGTCCGCACACAGTTCCTCGACGCCCCGGAGGTGCTGCTGCCTCTCTCCTTGGACGTCACCGACGCCAGCAGCATCCAGGCGGCCGTCGACGCAGCCGTGGAGCAGTTCGGACGCATCGACGTCCTGGTCAACAACGCCGGAACGGGCCTGCTGGCAGCCATCGAAGAATCTGACGACGCGGCAGTCCGGCGGATTTACGAGACCAACGTCTTCGGCCTGCTCGCCGTCCAGCGCGCGGTTCTTCCGGTCCTGCGGCGCCAGCGTGCCGGACACGTGATCAACATCAGCTCGATCGTCGGCTTCGCCACCTCGCCCGGATGGGGAATCTACGCCTCGACGAAGTTCGCCGTCGAAGCCATCGGCGAGACCCTCGCCGCCGAACTGGCCCCTCTGGGCGTGCACGTCACGCTCGTGGAACCGGGCTTCTTCCGTACCGACTTCCTCGACTCTGCCAGCCTCCACACCGACGTCGAGGTCATCGAGGACTACGCCCCCACCGCCGGCGCGGTGCGCAACGCCATGACCGACCTCAACCACGCCCAGCCCGGCGACCCAGCCAAAGCCGCCCGCGCCATCATCGACATTGCCCAGACCCCGCAGCCCCCGCTGCGCCTCCAGTTGGGCGCCGACACCCTCCGGGCCTACGAGGCCAAGCTCACCAGCGTCCGAGAAGAAATGGACGTCTGGCGCCACATCGCCCTCAGCACAGACCACGACTGA
- a CDS encoding NAD(P)H-binding protein, with protein MTRNLLVIGATGQTGGHTTRLLLERGHHVRALVRRRDDAAARLADLGAEIVEGDVQDLHSLDRATQGIDALYFTYPILPGLMDATANVAQAAEDNGVQAIVNMSQKSARRESASNAARQHWVAERILDRSPVAATHLRPTFFAEWLVNMWDGSGELRFPFADGRHAPVAASDQAHVIAAILEDPAPHADEIYPLYGPIELNHREIAQKMTQTLGRQVTYVPIELDEFEDLLKKRNMSPHMIQHLLAVAVDYRNGIFAGTNDLVKTIGGTEPLDVESFVTRNRAFYDAHTA; from the coding sequence GTGACCCGCAACCTCCTGGTGATCGGCGCCACCGGCCAGACCGGCGGCCACACCACCCGCCTGCTCCTCGAACGCGGCCACCACGTCCGCGCCCTAGTGCGCCGCAGGGACGACGCCGCCGCACGGCTCGCTGACCTCGGCGCCGAGATCGTGGAAGGAGACGTCCAGGACCTGCACTCCCTGGACCGTGCGACGCAGGGCATCGACGCCCTCTACTTCACCTACCCCATCCTGCCAGGACTGATGGATGCCACCGCGAACGTGGCCCAGGCAGCCGAGGACAACGGTGTACAGGCGATCGTGAACATGTCCCAGAAGTCCGCCCGCCGCGAGAGCGCCAGCAACGCGGCCCGCCAGCACTGGGTGGCCGAACGCATCCTGGACCGCTCTCCTGTCGCCGCGACCCACCTGCGCCCCACCTTCTTCGCCGAATGGCTGGTCAACATGTGGGACGGCAGTGGCGAGCTGCGCTTCCCCTTCGCCGACGGGCGTCACGCCCCCGTCGCCGCCAGCGACCAGGCCCACGTGATCGCGGCCATCCTCGAGGACCCCGCCCCGCACGCCGACGAGATCTATCCGCTCTACGGGCCGATCGAGCTCAACCACCGCGAGATCGCCCAGAAGATGACGCAGACGCTGGGCCGACAGGTCACCTACGTGCCCATCGAGCTCGATGAGTTCGAGGACCTCCTCAAGAAACGCAACATGTCACCGCACATGATCCAGCACCTGCTCGCCGTCGCCGTCGACTACCGCAACGGGATTTTCGCCGGCACCAACGACTTGGTGAAGACCATCGGCGGCACCGAGCCCCTCGACGTCGAATCCTTCGTCACCCGTAACCGCGCCTTCTACGACGCCCACACGGCCTGA
- a CDS encoding ScbA/BarX family gamma-butyrolactone biosynthesis protein, with protein MTLLTVHQDNHPTPPATTPPPHPAPTTPMPRLTTTVPREYVHRSSLAEVFLTGSEKTGDNHYTLTAQWPRAHTFYTTPDGTHHDPLQAAETIRQTGLYLAHAELGVPLDHHFLMWNIHLTTHPQHLHIGPTPTDLTLTATCTTLRYKGKRLADFTMHIHITRNGHTTATGGGQFTCLTPTTYQRLRQPHTTQPTPQPTPPPTPPTDPTPYGRHLPLDLVLTPTPQPHTWQLTPNPHHPILFDHTTDHIPGMVLLEAARQATHTHTHPTPTHLTTLHATFHRYTEHHTPTYITTHTTSDTPTPNTNQNTTTNNNRTNNNRTHNNRTHTTPTTNTPTNTPTNTPTNTRTIHVTGHQNNHTVFTAHITTTPTHHP; from the coding sequence ATGACCCTGCTCACCGTCCACCAGGACAACCACCCCACCCCACCCGCCACCACCCCACCCCCGCACCCCGCCCCCACCACCCCCATGCCCCGCCTCACCACCACCGTCCCCCGCGAATACGTCCACCGCTCAAGCCTCGCCGAGGTCTTCCTCACCGGCAGCGAAAAAACCGGCGACAACCACTACACCCTCACCGCCCAATGGCCCCGCGCCCACACCTTCTACACCACCCCCGACGGCACCCACCACGACCCCCTCCAAGCCGCAGAAACCATCCGCCAAACCGGCCTCTACCTCGCCCACGCCGAACTCGGCGTCCCCCTCGACCACCACTTCCTCATGTGGAACATCCACCTCACCACCCACCCCCAACACCTCCACATCGGCCCCACCCCCACCGACCTCACCCTCACCGCCACCTGCACCACCCTCCGCTACAAAGGCAAACGCCTCGCCGACTTCACCATGCACATCCACATCACCCGCAACGGCCACACCACCGCCACCGGCGGCGGCCAATTCACCTGCCTCACCCCCACCACCTACCAACGCCTCCGCCAACCCCACACCACCCAACCCACCCCCCAACCCACCCCACCCCCCACACCCCCCACCGACCCCACCCCCTACGGACGCCACCTCCCCCTCGACCTCGTCCTCACCCCCACCCCCCAACCCCACACCTGGCAACTCACCCCCAACCCCCACCACCCCATCCTCTTCGACCACACCACCGACCACATCCCCGGCATGGTCCTCCTCGAAGCCGCCCGCCAAGCCACCCACACCCACACCCACCCCACCCCCACCCACCTCACCACCCTCCACGCCACCTTCCACCGCTACACCGAACACCACACCCCCACCTACATCACCACCCACACAACCAGCGACACCCCCACCCCAAACACCAACCAAAACACCACCACCAACAACAACCGAACCAACAACAACCGAACCCACAACAACCGAACCCACACCACCCCCACCACCAACACCCCCACCAACACCCCCACCAACACCCCCACCAACACCCGCACCATCCACGTCACCGGCCACCAAAACAACCACACCGTCTTCACCGCCCACATCACCACCACCCCCACCCACCACCCCTAA
- a CDS encoding MFS transporter, which produces MTGQPVRGVAVKAFPVARSEARLLVPALMFIALVVAAVASLGTPLITSVATSFHVSLGSAQWTLTVALLSGAVATPVLGRLGAGPHRRATILATLAVVVAGSALTVLPLPFAWLLAGRAAQGVGLGLTALMMGVARDHLPEKRSAAVIALISVVSIIGAGVGYPLAALLAELGGVRAAYGLGLVVTAAALLTAWRSMPEAPEGRSAHVDVAGAVVLAAALLLVLFLAGERNLWSRHLAVAAGLAVVAVVLLCVWAVIELRSTTPLVDLRAVRHPAVAGANLAMFVGGIGMYLLLTLITRYAQTPHGAGYGFGLTTFVAGLVLIPFSVLGFVAGKLTPRVRTRIADPLLLAGSAVVVGGGFALFAAARSDLAELFAAMGVLGFGVGGFSAAMPGVILAVTPKSETSSAMSFNYVVRSVGYSLGSAIGGLILAAGTGPGHLFPDDSAYTTAALVGIGAMAITTLTSLALARRRSSETNP; this is translated from the coding sequence GTGACCGGGCAGCCGGTCCGCGGGGTCGCGGTGAAGGCGTTCCCGGTGGCGCGTTCCGAGGCGCGGCTGCTGGTCCCTGCCCTGATGTTCATCGCTCTGGTCGTGGCAGCGGTCGCCAGCCTCGGGACGCCGCTCATCACCAGCGTGGCGACCTCGTTCCACGTCTCGCTCGGCAGCGCGCAGTGGACGCTGACCGTCGCGCTGCTCAGCGGCGCCGTCGCCACGCCGGTCCTGGGCCGGCTCGGAGCCGGCCCGCACCGGCGGGCCACGATCCTCGCCACGCTGGCGGTCGTCGTCGCCGGCAGCGCGCTCACCGTGCTGCCGCTGCCGTTCGCGTGGCTGCTGGCCGGCAGGGCGGCCCAGGGCGTAGGGCTCGGGCTGACGGCGCTGATGATGGGCGTGGCCCGGGACCACCTCCCCGAAAAGCGCAGCGCGGCCGTGATCGCCCTGATCTCGGTGGTCTCGATCATCGGGGCCGGCGTCGGCTACCCGCTGGCCGCACTGCTCGCCGAGCTCGGCGGGGTACGGGCCGCCTACGGCCTCGGCCTGGTCGTCACCGCCGCCGCCCTCCTGACCGCGTGGCGCTCCATGCCCGAAGCCCCCGAAGGCCGCTCCGCCCACGTGGACGTGGCAGGCGCCGTCGTCCTGGCCGCTGCGCTGCTCCTGGTGCTGTTCCTCGCCGGCGAACGGAATCTATGGAGCCGGCACCTCGCCGTGGCGGCAGGCCTCGCCGTCGTCGCGGTGGTGTTGCTCTGCGTCTGGGCCGTCATCGAGCTGCGCAGCACGACGCCCCTGGTCGATCTGCGGGCGGTGCGGCACCCGGCGGTCGCCGGGGCGAACCTCGCCATGTTCGTCGGCGGGATCGGCATGTACCTCCTGCTCACGCTCATCACCCGGTACGCGCAGACGCCGCACGGCGCCGGCTACGGCTTCGGGCTGACGACCTTCGTCGCCGGGCTGGTCCTCATCCCGTTCTCGGTGCTGGGGTTCGTCGCCGGCAAGCTCACTCCGCGGGTCCGGACGCGGATCGCCGACCCCCTGCTCCTGGCCGGCAGCGCGGTCGTGGTCGGCGGCGGGTTCGCCCTGTTCGCGGCGGCCCGGTCGGACCTGGCCGAACTGTTCGCGGCGATGGGCGTGCTCGGCTTCGGCGTCGGCGGCTTCTCGGCCGCGATGCCCGGCGTCATCCTGGCCGTCACCCCCAAGAGCGAGACGTCGAGCGCCATGAGCTTCAACTACGTCGTCCGCAGCGTCGGGTACTCCCTGGGCAGCGCCATCGGCGGCCTGATCCTCGCCGCGGGCACCGGCCCCGGCCACCTCTTCCCCGACGACAGCGCCTACACCACCGCGGCACTGGTCGGCATCGGCGCCATGGCGATCACGACTCTGACAAGCCTCGCTCTCGCCCGCCGACGCTCGTCCGAGACCAACCCGTAA
- a CDS encoding DUF1330 domain-containing protein codes for MPKGYWVSAYRTISDPEKLAAYNKLAGPAVEAGGGRILARGSRVVAHDAGIAERTVLIEFDSFEQAVAAHESAAYQEALGALSDGVERDFRIVEGID; via the coding sequence ATGCCCAAGGGCTACTGGGTCAGCGCCTACCGCACCATTTCAGACCCTGAGAAGCTGGCTGCTTACAACAAGCTGGCCGGCCCGGCCGTCGAGGCCGGGGGCGGTCGGATCCTCGCCCGTGGCAGTCGGGTCGTGGCGCATGACGCCGGAATCGCCGAGCGCACCGTCCTGATCGAGTTCGACAGCTTCGAACAGGCCGTCGCGGCGCACGAGAGTGCGGCCTACCAGGAGGCGCTGGGCGCCCTCTCCGACGGCGTCGAGCGCGACTTCCGCATCGTCGAAGGCATCGACTGA
- a CDS encoding TetR/AcrR family transcriptional regulator, with translation MTTTTEGRPRKLTAKGEATRERIVSAAADLIYEHGVHNTNNEQIRAAADVSGSQLTRHFPTKESLVSAVLDWQAEQIVTDPRIPEGKLDSLAALRLWADTFVAAREALHGGCTFGSLAAEVIKAQPSHQGAIANGFERWQELFLRGLTGMRERGELRPEAEPAALTHLLAAAFQGGMLLDQAAGNTIPLRDALHGALDYIESFAPQT, from the coding sequence ATGACCACCACCACCGAAGGGCGGCCCCGGAAGCTGACCGCCAAGGGCGAGGCGACACGCGAGCGCATCGTCAGCGCAGCCGCGGATCTGATCTACGAACACGGCGTGCACAACACCAACAACGAGCAGATCCGCGCGGCCGCCGACGTCAGCGGCTCCCAGCTGACCCGCCACTTCCCCACCAAGGAATCCCTGGTCAGCGCCGTACTGGACTGGCAGGCCGAGCAGATCGTCACCGACCCGCGCATACCTGAGGGCAAACTCGACAGCCTCGCCGCCCTACGCCTGTGGGCCGACACATTCGTCGCCGCGCGCGAAGCCCTGCACGGCGGATGCACCTTCGGCTCGCTGGCCGCCGAGGTGATCAAGGCCCAGCCCTCCCACCAAGGTGCGATCGCCAACGGCTTCGAGCGGTGGCAGGAGCTGTTCCTGCGAGGACTGACCGGTATGCGGGAGCGCGGCGAGCTACGCCCGGAAGCCGAACCCGCCGCGCTCACCCACCTGTTGGCAGCCGCGTTCCAGGGCGGAATGCTGCTGGACCAAGCAGCCGGCAACACCATCCCGCTGCGCGACGCCCTGCACGGCGCCCTGGACTACATCGAATCCTTCGCCCCTCAGACCTGA